ATTCTTGCTGTTAGCTTGTACCAGCTTTTATAGTTTTTGTCTGTTTGCTAGTATGATTTAGTATCATACTCCTACTACTTACTAAAGTATACTTGCATTATAGTGTTGATTAAACTACTTCCTGTTGAACTGCATGATTTCGACGTGGATGATGGAATGTATATTCCTCTATTATAATGGGAGATGGAGGATTGATATTTTTACAACTATAAAgctactaattttaatttatatccGTAGTGCGAGGGAGCCTTACATATTTCATCTTCTTGTTACAAATATTACTGGTTTCTGGTAATTTGGTTACGTATGGCATGTCTAACATTGACACTTTAGATTTGATGTCTTTACATATCGTCATTGGTGCCTGGTGTTAATATTATTGGGTGAAAAAATTatgctaatttttttaaaaatgtgataGTGTTACAGGTATGTACTTACAGCTATCTATTTTGGGTAAGGCTCGATCCATTGTATTGTGTAATCTGGTAATTCGTGCCAtatctatttaattagttgattaCAACTTGGTTGTTGTGTTGCGCGGGCTTCATTATTGGTTTTCTGTTCCAGAtgaagatttgattttgtttgttatacACTCGTATAAGTATAATAATGCAagcacaattattaaaaaaattccaactCGCATCGTGAGCCTCTCAGACTCAGACCCAAACAGCATGACACTAGGCTAGCATCAACAATCACCACGTTAACACGAAAAGTGTAGCCAACATTGGTGAGGAGTTTCTGAAGCATAACAGAACTTACCTTTGAGATCGCTACATAGAAAACCCATAGAAAGAAAAGGGGCGATTGCAGAAATAAATTCAAGTAGTTAAAAACATTGATACCAACTCGAAAGCATCAAATTTTGGGTTTTCTATTCAAACATGTACACACAGTCATTGTGATGAAACCATACAAACCAAGTACTTGAATTCGTTACAGGCATGATTCTTGCTTATTTATATCATATGTAGTGCACAAGAATATCCACACAgcaagaaatttaaaaaaaaaggcacCATCAACATTCAACAACACTTAGAAATAGCAGTTGCATTACTTAGTATTCTTCCTTGGCTTTTTCACTATCATCACCGAGCAGTGGGCATGATGCGCGCAATAGTCGCTTACACTGCCTAAAACAGCCCTGCACCGGCGATTACAcgtttcaatattaatttaaaaaagcCATACAAAACTTATTTACTATTCCAATGGTCAAAAGAGGGATGTTTACCTCTTTATAGCTCCATAACCATGGCTGCCAACAACGAGCACAGAGGCATTATGCTTGTCCACTGCGTCGCACAGAGCATTCCTAGGATCGCCCTCAATAGCCTCCATTATCACATCTTTAACCTGATTAAAATGTAATCAATCATAACCAACACTTACAAATGACTATCCTGTTGCATCTTCAAAGCAAGATTTACAATAGTTGATGGCTTGTTTGAATACTAAATAAGAGGAACAAATCGAAAACAGTGGATATGCAGTTGTGTGTCATGTAAACTAGTTCAAAAATGGAACTTCCTCTGCAATCTGCACTAAACATTAATCACGTAACCGAATTCCAAATGTTATTCAAAGCAAAATATGTACCGATTTAGCTGCACAAATTTCTTTGGACTTTTCCATAACTCTTGAGGCAATGATCTTCAAATCCCTCTCAACGTAAGGTAGCACCTCAGCAGCACCTAAAACACAAGCCACAGAAAACGAAATACTagtaaatactactccatatgcAATCAATCGAATCTACTATAAGCTTTTGTGATCAATCAAAATGCGGCAAATCCAAAATTGTCTTTGATCTTCCACTAAAATACCTAGcgatttcaaaatcaaacaatgaTCTAAATCGATCGTAATTAAAACCTAATCAACAAACGAGTAAGTAtgaggaaattaaaaaatgacgTACCAGGTCCGGTGAGTCCGACGGCGGTCGTGGCGGAAGGCTTGGCGTGCACAATAACAAGTTTGAAAGGTGATTTTTCCGGCGCCGGCGAGAAGAAGTGTTTCAGAGTCCATTCCAAAGCGTAAAGGCTATGATCGCTGTCGTCAATTCCAACCACCATCACGGATTTATCCATCTCTGCAACGACTCGACTCGAGCTTAaattttttcgaattttataGAAATTAGTTATAGCACTTGCCTGGTGTAGAATTTTCTGGGGGAGAGGGGTATAGCTAGTGATCAAATTcgtaaatgaaatataatctaattaaaaattgattttcgACAGTTGAAACCGGACTCCGCAGCCAGCGTTTTCGGTTTTCTTGTTGGCGTTGGAATCGTGCTAGTGGGACCCGCCACTCAGTTTGCTGGCGCCACGCAGGATTGCTCAACGTGTCAATTCATTCTTCATTATCactacaattttaattaaagtttctaaattgaggattatatatttacattgaaaaaatcaaatgaattgGTTGCGCTTTTAGATGTAGACCTCATTCagaattactattatatttgaGAGTGCATCTTACTAGTTCAATACTCCtacttaatattttcatttcaatatgGTAATTAGAGTTTTGTaa
The genomic region above belongs to Salvia hispanica cultivar TCC Black 2014 chromosome 3, UniMelb_Shisp_WGS_1.0, whole genome shotgun sequence and contains:
- the LOC125215496 gene encoding universal stress protein PHOS34-like — its product is MDKSVMVVGIDDSDHSLYALEWTLKHFFSPAPEKSPFKLVIVHAKPSATTAVGLTGPGAAEVLPYVERDLKIIASRVMEKSKEICAAKSVKDVIMEAIEGDPRNALCDAVDKHNASVLVVGSHGYGAIKRAVLGSVSDYCAHHAHCSVMIVKKPRKNTK